One region of Candidatus Omnitrophota bacterium genomic DNA includes:
- a CDS encoding glycosyltransferase family 2 protein has product MFSVIIPAYNCGEVLGKALEALERQAIPAGDIEVIVVDDASTDGTRALVGAFVKKGLVKYFRNDERLGSGVARNRGLDAAMGTYIMFLDGDNVPEKDCLARHLDFHKRFPGPQVAVLGNPKYPSDVKTTPLMRLDDVGLAFRHLEHGNYCGWADFSSMNISLKKAFLSERFDEKIFARTIGFEDTDFGFRLYKKGLKIVYNEKAVSRHYHFRTPQQFLEKVRRYGEAFRLWLGSGDKDLLKETAFIARFLPERGPKLSVRYARYAAQKIFINDMTINALLSLAKKLERNSKAVSSFIYRRLFNYYFHKGFYGSNQT; this is encoded by the coding sequence TTGTTCTCTGTCATAATACCCGCATATAATTGCGGAGAGGTATTGGGCAAGGCGCTTGAGGCTTTGGAGCGGCAGGCCATCCCGGCCGGAGACATCGAGGTGATAGTAGTCGACGACGCTTCCACTGACGGCACGCGCGCGCTGGTTGGGGCGTTCGTAAAAAAAGGCCTCGTAAAATATTTCAGGAATGACGAACGTTTAGGCTCAGGCGTGGCGCGAAACAGGGGGCTTGATGCCGCTATGGGCACTTATATAATGTTCCTCGACGGAGACAACGTCCCGGAAAAGGATTGCCTTGCCCGGCACCTGGATTTCCATAAGAGGTTCCCGGGCCCGCAGGTCGCGGTATTAGGGAACCCGAAATACCCGTCCGATGTCAAGACTACACCCCTGATGAGGCTCGACGATGTCGGCCTCGCGTTCAGGCACCTGGAGCACGGCAATTATTGCGGATGGGCGGATTTCTCGTCGATGAATATCTCGCTCAAGAAGGCGTTCCTCTCGGAAAGGTTCGACGAGAAGATATTCGCGAGGACGATAGGGTTCGAGGATACGGATTTCGGCTTCCGCCTCTATAAAAAGGGGTTGAAGATCGTATATAACGAAAAAGCGGTCTCGCGCCATTACCATTTCAGGACGCCGCAGCAGTTTTTGGAAAAGGTGCGCAGGTACGGAGAGGCGTTCCGGCTCTGGCTCGGGTCGGGGGACAAAGACCTGCTGAAGGAGACGGCGTTCATCGCGAGGTTCCTTCCGGAACGCGGGCCGAAGCTGTCGGTGAGATACGCGAGATATGCCGCGCAAAAGATATTCATTAATGATATGACTATAAATGCACTTTTATCCCTGGCAAAAAAACTGGAACGAAACAGCAAAGCTGTCAGTTCATTCATATACAGGCGCCTGTTTAATTATTATTTCCACAAAGGATTTTACGGAAGCAATCAAACTTAA
- a CDS encoding ABC transporter permease: MIEIKNLKKSYSMGASEVHALNNVSLKIEAGEFVAIMGASGSGKSTLMHLLGLLDRPDSGSYLLSGKDVTKLSDDELAATRNRLVGFVFQQFFLLPRMTALENAELPLIYAGKRHLKELARERLEEVGLGERMTHEPNELSGGQQQRVAIARSLVNDPLIILADEPTGNLDSKSKEEILAVLKQLNEKGKTLIIVTHENEIAVHAKRIIKMRDGEIISDEPNCEDKKKCAPSPEAEKIKEAFDKEQKFSSQAELLDYIRQAASAMWSHKMRTFLSVLGILIGVAAVIAMLALGQGAQETISKQLSSLGSNLLVVMPGSARVHGVSMGSGTVTRFTFQDVAAISKMSEEISRIYPNVQGRGQLVYGNKNWSTTVEGDGPGYAEMRNSVPVVGRFFTEEEVKLRDKVAVIGFTVARELFGDSNPVGKTIKINLINFKVVGVLPTKGASGWHDQDDIVIIPVTTAMYRVFGKDYIDAIFVEVKSPDLIEETQDAITRLIIKQHRLSKDNEDTFQIRNMAEIKQMLETTTRTMALLLGSIAAISLLVGGIGIMNIMLVSVTERTREIGLRKAIGARNTDIMIQFLIEAALIAFIGGVCGIALGAGISSLIAMIAGWAVKLSAFSIILATGFSLLVGIVFGSWPAHQAAQLNPIEALRYE; encoded by the coding sequence ATGATAGAAATAAAAAATTTAAAAAAGTCGTATTCCATGGGCGCGTCCGAGGTGCACGCGCTCAATAATGTATCCCTGAAGATAGAGGCGGGGGAATTTGTCGCCATCATGGGAGCGTCGGGCTCGGGCAAGTCGACGCTGATGCACCTGTTGGGCCTTTTGGACAGGCCCGATTCCGGCTCATATCTACTAAGCGGCAAAGACGTCACGAAACTCTCCGACGACGAACTCGCCGCTACGCGAAACCGGCTTGTAGGTTTTGTATTCCAGCAGTTCTTCCTTTTGCCCAGGATGACCGCGCTCGAGAACGCCGAACTGCCGCTTATCTACGCGGGCAAGCGCCACCTGAAAGAACTCGCGCGCGAGAGGCTGGAGGAAGTCGGCCTCGGCGAACGTATGACGCACGAGCCGAATGAACTCTCAGGCGGCCAGCAGCAACGCGTCGCGATAGCGCGTTCGCTGGTAAATGACCCGCTGATAATCCTGGCCGACGAACCGACCGGAAACCTCGACTCAAAAAGCAAGGAAGAGATACTAGCGGTATTGAAACAATTGAACGAAAAAGGCAAAACTCTCATTATCGTAACGCACGAGAACGAGATCGCGGTTCACGCGAAACGCATCATAAAAATGCGTGACGGCGAGATAATCTCGGACGAGCCCAATTGCGAAGACAAGAAAAAATGCGCGCCCTCGCCGGAGGCGGAAAAAATAAAAGAGGCGTTCGATAAAGAGCAGAAATTCTCGAGCCAGGCCGAGCTCCTCGATTACATCCGCCAGGCGGCCAGCGCGATGTGGTCGCACAAGATGCGCACGTTTTTGTCTGTGCTCGGAATACTGATAGGTGTCGCGGCGGTCATCGCGATGCTCGCGCTGGGACAAGGCGCGCAGGAGACTATATCCAAACAATTGTCGTCCCTGGGCTCGAACCTCCTGGTCGTCATGCCCGGCTCGGCGCGGGTACACGGCGTTTCTATGGGCTCAGGCACGGTGACCAGGTTCACTTTTCAGGACGTGGCCGCTATATCAAAAATGAGCGAGGAGATAAGCCGGATATATCCCAACGTCCAGGGAAGGGGCCAGCTCGTCTACGGGAACAAGAACTGGAGCACGACGGTAGAAGGCGACGGCCCGGGTTACGCCGAGATGCGAAACTCGGTCCCGGTTGTCGGCAGGTTCTTCACCGAAGAGGAAGTGAAATTGCGGGACAAGGTCGCGGTTATCGGCTTTACGGTCGCGCGCGAACTTTTCGGCGACTCGAATCCCGTCGGAAAGACGATAAAAATAAACCTTATAAATTTCAAGGTGGTCGGCGTCCTCCCGACGAAAGGCGCCAGCGGCTGGCACGACCAGGACGACATCGTGATCATCCCGGTCACGACCGCGATGTACCGCGTCTTCGGCAAGGATTATATCGACGCGATATTTGTCGAGGTAAAATCGCCGGACCTGATAGAGGAGACGCAGGACGCGATAACCAGGCTCATCATAAAACAGCACCGCCTCAGCAAGGATAACGAGGACACATTCCAGATAAGGAACATGGCGGAGATCAAGCAGATGCTTGAGACGACGACCAGGACGATGGCGTTATTATTGGGCTCGATCGCGGCGATATCTTTGCTCGTCGGCGGCATCGGCATCATGAATATAATGCTCGTCTCGGTGACCGAGCGCACGCGCGAGATAGGTTTGCGCAAGGCGATAGGCGCGCGCAATACCGACATCATGATCCAGTTTTTGATCGAGGCCGCGCTGATAGCGTTTATCGGCGGCGTCTGCGGCATCGCGCTCGGCGCGGGCATATCGAGTTTAATAGCGATGATAGCCGGGTGGGCGGTGAAACTTTCCGCGTTCTCGATAATTTTAGCGACGGGTTTCTCTTTGCTCGTCGGCATCGTGTTCGGCAGCTGGCCCGCGCACCAGGCCGCCCAGCTGAATCCCATCGAAGCTTTAAGATATGAATAA
- a CDS encoding sugar transferase — translation MLKENITVFRKLSLLADLCIITACFFAGYALRDRINDIYPLHYYLWLLPLFLVVWGGMLSYFGMYRTFRTKTIPDILLDIMQTALIGFGVTSSVIYMLKIEYVSRALILIAFLATWVFLSAEKLALVLIFRFIRRLGYNFRHILVVGTGRRAQNFLNLAKTHAEWGLKIIGLVDEDETKTGETIDGFKVIGTFKDVPDIIHGNPIDEIIFVVPRATIIKIEPLMQLCELEGITVSVATDYFELKLAKARQSDIHGFPMQTFESVPKDVWGMFLKRLFDITASGASLLLLSPVFAAVAIAVKATSPGPVLFKQERVSVNGRKFKLLKFRTMAADAESKLEELRDKNEMTGPVFKIKNDPRITKIGKFLRKYSLDELPQFWNVLTGDMSIVGPRPPLPSEVNEYDPWQRRRLSMRPGLTCIWQVSGRSRITDFNEWAKLDLEYIDNWSIWLDMAIFIKTIPVVLLAKGAK, via the coding sequence ATGCTTAAAGAAAACATAACGGTATTCAGGAAGTTGAGCCTGTTGGCGGACCTGTGCATAATCACGGCGTGTTTTTTCGCCGGATACGCGCTCAGGGACAGGATAAATGATATTTATCCGTTGCATTATTACCTGTGGCTCCTGCCGCTGTTCCTTGTGGTATGGGGCGGGATGCTTTCGTATTTCGGGATGTACAGGACTTTCAGGACGAAGACGATCCCGGATATCCTGCTCGATATAATGCAGACTGCGCTCATCGGCTTCGGCGTCACGAGCAGCGTCATCTACATGCTCAAGATAGAATACGTAAGCCGCGCGCTGATCCTGATAGCGTTCCTTGCCACATGGGTATTTTTGAGCGCCGAAAAGCTTGCGCTCGTGCTGATATTCAGGTTCATCCGCCGCCTCGGGTATAATTTCAGGCATATACTCGTAGTCGGGACGGGCAGGCGCGCGCAAAATTTCCTTAACCTCGCGAAAACGCACGCGGAATGGGGCCTCAAGATAATCGGCCTCGTCGACGAAGATGAGACGAAAACGGGCGAGACGATCGATGGATTTAAGGTAATAGGGACTTTTAAGGATGTGCCGGACATAATCCACGGCAACCCGATAGACGAGATCATTTTTGTCGTCCCGCGCGCGACGATAATCAAGATAGAGCCGCTCATGCAGCTCTGCGAGCTGGAAGGCATTACAGTCAGCGTAGCCACGGATTATTTTGAATTAAAACTGGCGAAAGCGCGGCAGTCGGATATCCACGGCTTCCCGATGCAGACATTCGAGAGCGTGCCCAAAGATGTCTGGGGGATGTTTTTAAAACGGCTTTTTGATATTACGGCCTCCGGCGCGTCGCTCCTGCTTCTTTCGCCGGTATTCGCCGCTGTCGCGATCGCCGTAAAGGCGACATCGCCCGGCCCGGTATTATTCAAACAGGAGCGCGTCAGCGTCAACGGCAGGAAGTTCAAGCTTTTGAAGTTCCGCACGATGGCCGCGGACGCGGAATCGAAGCTTGAAGAGCTGCGCGACAAAAATGAAATGACCGGCCCGGTCTTTAAAATAAAGAACGACCCGCGGATCACGAAAATAGGCAAATTTTTGAGAAAATACAGCTTAGACGAGCTTCCGCAATTCTGGAATGTGCTCACCGGCGATATGAGCATCGTCGGGCCTCGTCCGCCGCTTCCGTCCGAGGTCAATGAATACGACCCGTGGCAGAGACGCCGGCTGAGCATGAGGCCCGGTCTTACCTGCATCTGGCAGGTGAGCGGCCGCAGCCGCATAACGGATTTCAACGAGTGGGCAAAACTCGACCTGGAATACATAGACAACTGGTCTATTTGGCTCGACATGGCGATATTCATTAAAACGATACCCGTAGTACTTTTAGCGAAAGGAGCGAAGTGA
- a CDS encoding O-antigen ligase family protein — protein MSDKKENAGFRNIAFSLLICAAIGALSAVSGLLPLRFVLTMGAGLLIVVGSLFFRDKKLYYLTLLVFFLPININKAIFRIDSPIPSLGDVLPFYATDAFLAVLYGLWIYSMAHSEKGGRRIIWMTPVMFLMFAMVAADILSLVNAVRFDRSFIEIAMMVKAVLVYFYFINNINSMKEIKVIVATLAVGLILQTAIVIMQVYFRDTLGLLYLGELKTPYLSYEEEHQIFRPSGLFGHPNLFSNYLEFLIPLMFAMSFVRRNVALRRLATVAMFAGGFSLIYTLSRGGWVGVVVASFLLFFIVTARNIYEQKFFFKTLLIVLLAVGILAAFSPKIIKRVVSRDRGAAAARVSQFYVAAEIITAHPLVGVGINNYVEVMESYDETTDRISRAFKFPIHTVYLEYYAETGLLGIVSLLSLFFVIVATSIGNIRRSKGFLFNLNVGLLFGFIAYAIHCVSDMNYPSRLTVFAFFAALSTIANYAIRDRITLADE, from the coding sequence ATGTCTGATAAGAAGGAAAACGCCGGTTTCAGGAACATCGCGTTCTCATTACTCATATGCGCGGCGATAGGGGCGTTATCGGCGGTATCGGGATTGCTGCCGCTCCGTTTCGTGCTCACGATGGGCGCGGGCCTGCTCATCGTGGTGGGGTCGCTGTTCTTCCGCGATAAAAAACTCTATTACCTGACCCTGCTGGTATTCTTCCTGCCTATCAATATTAACAAGGCGATATTCAGGATAGACAGCCCCATACCGTCGCTCGGCGACGTATTGCCTTTCTACGCGACCGACGCGTTCCTGGCGGTCCTTTACGGACTGTGGATATACAGCATGGCCCACAGCGAGAAGGGGGGCCGCAGGATCATCTGGATGACGCCGGTGATGTTCCTGATGTTCGCGATGGTAGCCGCGGACATCCTCTCGCTGGTCAACGCCGTAAGGTTCGACCGGTCGTTCATCGAGATAGCGATGATGGTAAAGGCCGTCCTGGTCTATTTTTACTTCATCAATAACATAAACTCGATGAAGGAGATAAAGGTCATAGTCGCCACGCTTGCTGTCGGGCTGATACTCCAAACAGCCATAGTCATAATGCAAGTCTATTTCCGCGACACGCTGGGCCTCCTGTACCTCGGCGAGCTCAAGACCCCGTACCTATCGTACGAAGAGGAGCACCAGATATTCAGGCCGTCGGGGCTTTTCGGCCATCCTAACCTCTTCAGCAACTACCTTGAGTTCCTGATACCGCTGATGTTCGCGATGTCGTTCGTCAGGCGCAACGTTGCCCTGCGCAGGCTGGCGACCGTCGCGATGTTCGCGGGCGGCTTCTCGCTGATTTATACGCTCTCGCGCGGAGGCTGGGTCGGGGTGGTCGTAGCGTCGTTCTTATTGTTCTTCATCGTCACGGCAAGGAACATCTACGAGCAGAAGTTCTTTTTCAAGACACTGTTGATCGTCCTGCTGGCCGTGGGCATCTTGGCGGCATTTTCCCCGAAGATAATCAAGAGAGTCGTCTCCAGGGACAGGGGTGCCGCGGCGGCTAGGGTCAGCCAGTTCTATGTCGCGGCCGAGATAATAACCGCGCACCCCCTCGTAGGCGTGGGAATAAACAATTATGTCGAGGTCATGGAATCATACGACGAGACGACGGATCGCATATCCCGCGCTTTCAAGTTCCCGATACATACCGTTTACCTCGAATATTACGCGGAGACCGGCCTCCTGGGCATCGTCTCGCTATTGTCGCTGTTCTTCGTTATAGTAGCGACAAGCATCGGCAATATCCGCAGGTCCAAGGGATTCCTGTTCAACCTTAACGTTGGCTTATTGTTCGGGTTCATCGCTTACGCGATACACTGCGTCTCCGACATGAATTACCCGTCGCGCCTTACCGTGTTCGCCTTCTTCGCCGCGTTATCCACGATAGCCAATTATGCTATAAGGGACAGGATAACGCTTGCCGATGAATAA
- a CDS encoding outer membrane beta-barrel protein: MNKHIKTVLMIGILCLFSPETYAVRFHEVEVKVHGAVYETYDDNITYVKDNKIGDFYTKPSVGASLIYEGKTSTASVSGNYYHEFYADNSGFDNNSGDVTAAFASELSKYDRITLSDTWTRTYEPRSFEDQFGFVGGRYSSDRNRVNFGYARDVSQHFGLSTRYSNEYNAYSRNDIAKSFLNTAGIEGAYILSSDFTIFTAYDFSRRDFDNGPHATTNTWTGGFRKFLTKQVYVDASTGVDFIRAYSGNEFAKPFGTIALTDDINDRTNASLMFSKRYNTISYQEDIFDQLQVSGQINHEITRKLTGTVSAFYGRGEYVNTGQIDDLVGASAGLAYEINDKWKARALYSFSNQDSTSYFSEYRKNTVTFGLATEF; the protein is encoded by the coding sequence ATGAACAAACACATAAAAACAGTATTGATGATAGGGATCCTGTGCCTCTTTTCTCCGGAGACGTATGCCGTACGGTTCCATGAGGTGGAGGTAAAGGTCCACGGCGCCGTCTATGAGACCTATGACGACAACATAACCTATGTCAAAGACAACAAGATAGGCGACTTTTACACTAAGCCGTCGGTAGGCGCCTCGCTCATTTACGAAGGCAAGACGTCAACGGCATCGGTATCCGGGAACTACTATCACGAGTTCTATGCCGATAATTCCGGTTTCGACAACAACTCCGGAGACGTGACTGCGGCGTTCGCATCCGAGCTCTCCAAATATGACAGGATAACGTTAAGCGACACATGGACAAGGACATACGAGCCGCGCAGTTTCGAGGACCAGTTCGGCTTCGTCGGGGGCCGGTACAGCTCAGACAGGAACCGCGTCAACTTCGGCTACGCGCGCGACGTATCCCAGCATTTCGGCCTTTCTACGCGTTACTCGAACGAATACAACGCTTATTCGCGCAATGACATCGCGAAATCATTCCTTAACACCGCCGGCATAGAAGGCGCCTACATATTAAGTTCCGATTTCACTATTTTCACCGCGTACGATTTCAGCCGCCGCGATTTCGACAATGGGCCGCACGCGACGACAAACACATGGACGGGGGGATTCCGCAAATTCCTCACGAAACAGGTCTATGTGGACGCGTCCACCGGAGTGGATTTTATCAGGGCGTACAGCGGCAACGAGTTCGCGAAGCCCTTTGGCACAATAGCCCTCACGGACGATATCAACGATCGCACTAACGCCAGCCTTATGTTCTCAAAGCGCTACAATACTATATCCTATCAGGAGGACATTTTCGACCAATTGCAGGTTTCGGGGCAGATAAACCATGAGATCACCCGGAAATTGACCGGCACGGTCTCTGCGTTCTACGGCCGCGGCGAATACGTCAACACAGGGCAGATTGACGACCTTGTCGGCGCCAGCGCGGGATTGGCATACGAAATTAACGATAAATGGAAAGCCAGGGCATTGTATTCATTCTCAAACCAGGACTCTACTTCCTATTTCAGCGAATACCGGAAAAACACCGTCACGTTCGGCCTGGCGACTGAGTTTTAA
- a CDS encoding Wzz/FepE/Etk N-terminal domain-containing protein: MDRYEMSARDNLRIIFKRKSLLPIFAVLSLIFTTIFLSFFLPKYKSEVRLLVASLPQVDSSYYAPIPAFRTVDIASTVSEVIKSRDLLRDVTVNLGLDKRKDELKYSPLGWKAVKLTMDYVVNPVMSWFKRPPTASEKLELSINRLAKQIRVDSIERTDVIRVAAIDYDPVMASKIADALTKRYILFNMMQQMDEYRTKYGEKHPKITILENQLKAIREEIAKNTVGFSDAMSTGNIKVIEQASVPAWPSTPNKKIAYLVTLVLFIIFGIAGMFAMEMLDHSVKTPLEVEKYLGLHVLASIPALKTRMASDLDPNMDDSYYGAYELFAGRLQILVKERHPVCVAVTSTEKQEGKSVTAKDIAVILSKRSHIKTLLIDANTKSPSLNRLFGLPENPGLSDILDGDMGIEKAKNTINNNLDVITAGRADSRAAFKADKIRHLIDEAKKHYDLVIFDTPSMKSSAATLLVCKQADLGIMVVKESSTRREVIKDILRKTEREGITFLGAVLTNQRYFIPAFIYKHV, from the coding sequence ATGGACCGTTATGAGATGAGCGCGCGTGATAACCTCAGGATAATCTTCAAAAGAAAGTCGCTATTGCCGATATTCGCGGTGCTTTCGCTGATCTTTACCACGATATTCCTTTCGTTTTTCCTGCCGAAATACAAGAGCGAGGTAAGGCTGCTCGTCGCGAGCCTCCCGCAGGTAGATTCGTCGTATTACGCGCCGATACCCGCTTTCAGGACGGTGGATATCGCGAGCACGGTCAGCGAAGTCATAAAAAGCAGGGACCTGCTCAGGGATGTCACCGTTAACCTCGGACTCGATAAGCGCAAAGACGAATTGAAATATTCCCCGCTCGGATGGAAAGCGGTAAAGCTCACTATGGATTACGTTGTCAACCCGGTCATGTCGTGGTTCAAGAGGCCGCCTACGGCATCGGAAAAGCTCGAATTATCGATAAACCGGCTCGCGAAACAGATCAGGGTAGACAGCATCGAGAGGACCGACGTCATCCGCGTAGCCGCGATCGACTACGACCCGGTGATGGCATCCAAGATAGCCGACGCGCTCACGAAACGCTACATATTGTTCAACATGATGCAGCAGATGGACGAGTACCGCACGAAATACGGCGAGAAACACCCGAAGATAACGATACTCGAGAACCAGCTGAAAGCGATCCGCGAAGAGATCGCCAAGAATACGGTTGGTTTCAGTGATGCGATGAGCACCGGTAATATCAAGGTCATAGAGCAGGCTTCGGTGCCTGCATGGCCCAGCACGCCGAACAAGAAAATAGCTTACCTGGTGACGCTCGTGCTGTTCATCATATTCGGCATTGCCGGCATGTTCGCCATGGAAATGCTCGACCACTCCGTAAAGACGCCGCTCGAAGTGGAGAAATACCTCGGCCTGCACGTCCTCGCGTCCATACCCGCGTTAAAGACAAGGATGGCCAGCGACCTCGACCCGAACATGGACGACTCATATTACGGCGCGTATGAACTGTTTGCCGGACGGCTCCAGATCCTCGTTAAGGAGAGGCATCCGGTCTGCGTGGCAGTGACAAGCACTGAGAAGCAGGAAGGCAAGAGCGTGACCGCAAAGGACATCGCGGTGATCTTAAGCAAGCGTTCGCATATAAAGACGCTGCTGATAGACGCGAACACGAAGTCGCCTTCATTGAACAGGCTCTTCGGCCTCCCGGAAAATCCCGGGCTCAGCGATATCCTGGACGGTGATATGGGTATCGAGAAGGCCAAGAACACTATAAACAACAACCTCGACGTCATAACGGCGGGAAGGGCGGATTCGAGGGCGGCATTCAAGGCCGACAAGATACGCCACCTGATCGACGAAGCCAAGAAACATTACGACCTGGTCATCTTCGACACCCCGTCGATGAAGAGTTCGGCCGCTACCCTGCTTGTTTGCAAGCAGGCGGACTTAGGGATCATGGTCGTGAAGGAGAGCTCGACAAGGCGCGAGGTTATAAAGGACATACTGCGCAAGACTGAGAGAGAGGGGATCACTTTCCTGGGGGCGGTCTTGACGAACCAGAGATATTTTATCCCGGCTTTCATCTACAAGCATGTCTGA
- a CDS encoding MFS transporter, protein MNNFFNNTFRTLKLRNFRLFFMGQSISLIGTWMQSVAMSWLVYRMTGSTLLLGIVAFCSQIPTFILSPFAGVFADRYNRHRIVITTQALSMIQAFILAYLTLTGKIQVWEIIALALFLGCVNAVDIPTRQSFLIDMVEKKEMLGNAIALNSAIFNGARLIGPTAAGILVALAGEGICFLINGITFLAVIASLLMMKLTPKEEKGKEMHVLRELKEGVEYAFGSKSIRMILFLLSIISMLGMSYVVLMPVFAADIHHGGSLTLGVLMAAIGVGALIATLYLASRKTPPTLERGIPIAAAIFAAGVILFALSRVLWVSIILLVVTGFGFLATTASSNTLIQTNVDDDKRGRVMSFYVMAFMGMAPIGSLLAGALASKMGAPDALMLGGALCLFATFVFYRLTNPHR, encoded by the coding sequence ATGAATAATTTTTTTAATAATACTTTCCGCACGCTGAAGTTAAGGAATTTCCGCCTGTTCTTCATGGGCCAGAGCATTTCGCTCATCGGCACATGGATGCAGTCTGTCGCTATGAGCTGGCTTGTTTACCGGATGACCGGTTCTACCTTGCTCCTCGGTATCGTGGCGTTCTGCTCGCAGATCCCCACATTTATTTTAAGCCCGTTCGCCGGCGTCTTCGCGGACAGGTATAACCGCCACCGCATCGTCATAACCACGCAGGCGCTTTCGATGATACAGGCGTTCATCCTCGCTTATCTGACGCTCACCGGTAAGATACAAGTCTGGGAGATAATCGCCCTGGCCCTGTTCCTGGGCTGTGTGAACGCCGTCGATATCCCGACGCGCCAGTCATTCCTCATAGATATGGTCGAGAAGAAAGAGATGCTCGGCAACGCCATTGCCCTTAACTCTGCCATATTTAATGGCGCGCGGCTCATCGGCCCGACGGCCGCGGGCATCCTCGTCGCGCTGGCAGGGGAAGGGATATGTTTCCTTATTAACGGGATAACTTTCCTTGCCGTCATCGCGAGCCTGCTGATGATGAAACTTACGCCGAAAGAAGAGAAGGGGAAGGAGATGCACGTCCTGCGCGAACTCAAAGAAGGCGTTGAATACGCGTTCGGCTCGAAGTCGATCAGGATGATATTATTCCTGCTGAGCATAATAAGCATGCTCGGCATGTCGTATGTCGTGCTGATGCCGGTCTTCGCCGCGGATATCCACCACGGCGGGTCGCTTACGCTCGGCGTATTGATGGCCGCCATCGGCGTCGGCGCGCTTATCGCGACGCTTTACCTCGCGTCGCGCAAGACACCGCCGACACTTGAAAGGGGAATACCTATTGCCGCCGCGATATTCGCGGCCGGCGTGATTTTATTCGCCCTCTCGCGCGTTTTATGGGTTTCTATAATTTTACTTGTCGTGACCGGCTTCGGATTCCTCGCGACGACCGCCTCGAGCAATACGCTTATCCAGACCAACGTCGACGATGACAAGCGCGGCCGCGTCATGAGCTTCTATGTCATGGCTTTCATGGGCATGGCGCCCATCGGAAGCCTTCTTGCCGGGGCCCTCGCCAGTAAAATGGGCGCTCCGGACGCCCTGATGCTCGGCGGCGCGCTTTGCCTCTTCGCCACCTTCGTTTTTTACCGCTTGACTAACCCCCACAGATAA
- a CDS encoding polysaccharide export protein: protein MKGLTIVISLAAVCVFLPRADADEAAKKFNFAQPKAAAPGVKPQAPESSMQETAPLTAAPAPLGAPAPKSSDYRVGNEDILDIAVLQPEQLALTVTVSPDGSITFPYIGKVDVKGKTPSEVQDEIQARLADGYLKYPVVSVAVKESRSKKFYVYGEVLKPGTYFLEDNMTVLKAISSAGGFTKYGSSSRVKVLRPKAGSAGYETIKANMKLIMNGLSKDIVLEPGDIVQVEEGVF, encoded by the coding sequence ATGAAAGGACTCACAATAGTGATATCACTGGCGGCGGTATGCGTATTCCTGCCGCGCGCGGACGCGGATGAGGCCGCAAAAAAGTTTAACTTTGCGCAGCCGAAGGCCGCCGCGCCGGGCGTAAAACCCCAGGCCCCGGAAAGTAGCATGCAGGAGACTGCTCCGCTAACGGCTGCGCCTGCCCCGTTAGGGGCCCCGGCGCCGAAATCATCGGACTATAGGGTGGGCAACGAGGACATCCTCGACATAGCGGTGTTACAGCCCGAGCAGCTGGCGCTGACAGTCACCGTATCTCCGGACGGCTCGATAACCTTCCCGTATATCGGCAAGGTAGACGTGAAAGGCAAGACGCCTTCCGAAGTGCAGGATGAAATACAGGCGCGCCTCGCCGACGGTTACCTGAAATACCCGGTCGTCTCGGTCGCGGTCAAGGAATCGCGCAGCAAGAAGTTTTACGTCTACGGCGAGGTCCTGAAGCCGGGCACGTATTTCCTGGAGGATAACATGACCGTGCTCAAGGCGATCTCGAGCGCCGGCGGTTTCACAAAATACGGTTCGTCAAGCCGCGTGAAAGTGTTGCGCCCGAAGGCCGGATCCGCAGGATATGAAACGATAAAAGCGAACATGAAACTCATAATGAACGGCCTGTCAAAAGACATCGTGCTTGAACCGGGCGATATCGTACAGGTCGAAGAAGGCGTTTTTTAA